From one Mustela nigripes isolate SB6536 chromosome 16, MUSNIG.SB6536, whole genome shotgun sequence genomic stretch:
- the MMD gene encoding monocyte to macrophage differentiation factor isoform X3: MRFKNRFQRFMNHRAPANGRYKPTCYEHAANCYTHAFLIVPAIVGSALLHRLSDDCWEKITAWIYGMGLCALFIVSTVFHIVSWKKSHLRTVEHCFHMCDRMVIYFFIAASYAPWLNLRELGPLASHMRWFIWLMAAGGTIYVFLYHEKYKVVELFFYLTMGFSPALVVTSMTQPPRLRPATWCLPVLTTHRPSRPHKTQPHSEFHSLRPTLCPPSAQQLLFLSLDALRQPFS, from the exons gTTCATGAACCACCGGGCCCCAGCCAATGGCCGCTACAAACCAACCTGTTATGAACATGCTGCTAACTGTTACACACATGCA TTCCTCATTGTTCCGGCCATTGTGGGCAGTGCCCTCCTGCATCGGCTGTCAGATGACTGCTGGGAAAAGATCACTGCGTGGATTTACGGGATGGGCCTCTGCGCCCTCTTCATCGTTTCCACAGTATTTCACATTGTGTCGTGGAAGAAGAGCCACTTAAG GACAGTGGAGCACTGTTTTCACATGTGTGATAGAatggttatttatttcttcattgctGCTTCTTACGCTCCATG gTTAAATCTCCGTGAACTTGGACCCCTGGCATCTCATATGCGTTGGTTTATCTGGCTCATGGCAGCTGGAGGAACCATTTATGTATTTCTCTACcatgaaaa GTATAAGGTGGTTGAGCTCTTCTTCTATCTCACAATGGGGTTTTCTCCAGCTTTGGTGGTGACATCAATG ACTCAGCCTCCACGACTCAGGCCAGCCACCTGGTGTCTTCCTGTGCTGACTACTCACCGTCCCTCCAGGCCACACAAGACACAGCCCCACAGTGAGTTTCACAGCCTCCGCCCAACACTGTGCCCTCCCAGTGCACAGCAGCTGCTGTTCCTCAGCCTGGATGCCCTTCGCCAGCCTTTCTCCTAA
- the MMD gene encoding monocyte to macrophage differentiation factor isoform X2 — translation MRFKNRFQRFMNHRAPANGRYKPTCYEHAANCYTHAFLIVPAIVGSALLHRLSDDCWEKITAWIYGMGLCALFIVSTVFHIVSWKKSHLRTVEHCFHMCDRMVIYFFIAASYAPWLNLRELGPLASHMRWFIWLMAAGGTIYVFLYHEKYKVVELFFYLTMGFSPALVVTSMNNTDGLHELACGGLIYCLGVVFFKSDGIIPFAHAIWHLFVATAAAVHYYAIWKYLYRSPTDFMRHL, via the exons gTTCATGAACCACCGGGCCCCAGCCAATGGCCGCTACAAACCAACCTGTTATGAACATGCTGCTAACTGTTACACACATGCA TTCCTCATTGTTCCGGCCATTGTGGGCAGTGCCCTCCTGCATCGGCTGTCAGATGACTGCTGGGAAAAGATCACTGCGTGGATTTACGGGATGGGCCTCTGCGCCCTCTTCATCGTTTCCACAGTATTTCACATTGTGTCGTGGAAGAAGAGCCACTTAAG GACAGTGGAGCACTGTTTTCACATGTGTGATAGAatggttatttatttcttcattgctGCTTCTTACGCTCCATG gTTAAATCTCCGTGAACTTGGACCCCTGGCATCTCATATGCGTTGGTTTATCTGGCTCATGGCAGCTGGAGGAACCATTTATGTATTTCTCTACcatgaaaa GTATAAGGTGGTTGAGCTCTTCTTCTATCTCACAATGGGGTTTTCTCCAGCTTTGGTGGTGACATCAATG AATAACACTGATGGACTTCATGAACTTGCCTGTGGGGGCTTAATTTATTGCCTGGGAGTTGTGTTCTTCAAGAGTGATGGCATCATTCCATTTGCCCATGCCATCTGGCACCTGTTTGTGGCCACGGCAGCTGCAGTGCATTACTATGCCATTTGGAAATACCTTTATCGAAGTCCAACAGACTTCATGCGACATTTATGA